In Archocentrus centrarchus isolate MPI-CPG fArcCen1 chromosome 22, fArcCen1, whole genome shotgun sequence, one DNA window encodes the following:
- the alms1 gene encoding uncharacterized protein alms1 isoform X2, whose amino-acid sequence MSPALSLLPGMDHNLTEFSFLQQSETEFAPLRAYPDVSMASERFPTHNYTTHASEHASLSQHPLAQEGILSEEGESSCCSLSQHSLSPGEQSKPEEKVHPPVIVIDAGSREKDPGTLTNPAAKLTGDPVEDETFFLSKDIPAQHLLELLQKDVGMLSSSSSAVSSASEISVKRIESFKSHEVSKLITQQNTDIREGPQDEASFPQRQTQQHDRFSNLDQPHTEWEPNISNVTMGSRSTQPDESSEMLHRELLSEVERCTRIEAESKNKQQKGPMPPGQSFTPYLKEMPEAKPSVSRTNVVGMQWTGSAGVERVRKEQELWSSGNQTGIDGSYLGFLPQSQSTPGVFNAPTKFSVKAKLGHLSSIESNKKNSYQSMTEISLQPVPIVDAHNPDTATECQEDTTSAKVQSLPSLNYMQKVDAWRANQSSGKMSLFDSLALQGFSGIPPKQKAYDAVSDSLNRLVSQKVRSLQQPLVSGAATQTSSTAPSGPSSPRRTEAVGSAPTDEENTGSAVPPSASPIGRSQSHSSLSTVVMSAQKDEQIDRPPEIEKSQSQDDHDQTITGKTSHLTSLGHFSDVSLDRDLTLSSSQDSYSGIKLGPSTGTSSVVSLEIDNYVPSWTSKLLTPPPLPKPRELNIDERIPLYLRNLGIDQSPSTILTPFAPRGPIREPEFSPTEFCTIKGSTGTPTKSTQPSEGGSPHKEEFSRSSILSVDSSISIPFSLDSLGPAASIPEHTRWTSPPSDTEASQSKHKLAPYLSPDENTHSSTLQKDGSLSSNTSIGQLEDKRNSDVSSAIKERHRERNLESHLQTSRSTDQSGEDSFVSAKALLEIRKLVSHAETMISTGSSAASSTSPIAPHLLSDQDILLSLKKKTSRLQDLSSSSCTAGDPRTCSSLLWTRSSSDPMLTSEKTRQNSVGQEGVNRSLQLDYPSTQALFTAQTTVACRAPQDITVSGVGTSLVLSKSALRTEPEGCSAAPPDKAPTQPAVISPPTAERTEELTATPADSVDVPVEEEVPPSDGAAQSRSSSPILEDTDQGVMSNGSSESSLTARVAKLLQSDSPSTMVSSTPSITDQEESKARECIKLKLSGQQCEPLQLDEEDRRRIEEIKQELLLKNPIKSQFSTDTDSSAASSVKFPRELDPPQHVETFAAPNDATNQPTQLPQSLSRTTPELSIQQQTARQSDLEARVCEIAAREGVMLPTKKPQAFTSITIGTRRRSTSPSPSPSASPAPPVSPASEPLHLTELSTEAVKTTTADRQLSSKLNQEHSVALVQTTTKESLSLYGPNSSLQNRNQNVTSQSAPGSQKRQDTVGGQFEEPLLPSQGLDRDVTVRDNSTQLFRPDSKISASGVGVDHGSDQAAGSSTVEASVQTGHVSHVHLTLSPKATDRTITTVICSSHVDVISGLPRKEFVPLRHSSSAASSPDEGVGLSSPPEWCNTREPLRQWPPETVVPQGRLTTTSPQSFTPCDRSEISPRPLTTKTPVTVLLPYKPRGSEEVFYVPQTEADVSSVEMSDTTMESTHTGSDDAVPPRFSSDILGHRDPGLDRGVTIRHAEGIYSKRLKTVNFTMQENGQRDASIAIDESLQIVSQRPKPPSQVSFALTRELRNQETFKRDQGTSPIQFHQHDQPESRPEIFQPFDSEMDYSKGNTQWVQTSEPQTRSEQQRRSSDRPLDQLWQKFCDQWTREELCPTSDREASLLERLERLSRLIHRTRGSNVSQVQEGNSCNPEQKQERRREDVTQRRKERKTLDEVKRSVHGEVREQGWKVRGQRKTEPPIQLRFRVDESSRSAEDDSHTSLTSSFSHSSSQNQHPSPTDRDESETVSTTSGSMSTVDTARLLRVFGPDKVQRLKTTPSLSKLYNTINKQKEEREERRARSRNPPHIFTLSATTSTADQSVAADSTSSTSTYTAPSHHGPSRNLRAKKAVKLVNKSIQAGDLEIVHNGTRRHTRDVGTTFPSPGGARAFGQISFSSSSVARGGGGQRSPPKVQGVQKQRRSKRTPPKPYPKGVSWFISADGLGSEARKENQPEEERPSITWFEPYSRINPWRQPLRQRQVHEDTNKHHAEPDPKTMMMSSGLAHMSLQEALEMRRPEFISRSRQRVNRLTLQVEERKLQAAFTRERGELFNQLGGPARLPRPAGTALLRRAVPRKEMIQRSKQIYENLPEVQRRREEERRKAEYHTYRLNAQLFNKRITNRVLGRRSAWQ is encoded by the exons ATGTCTCCAGCCCTTTCTCTGTTGCCTGGAATGGATCACAACCTcactgagttttcttttttgcaacaAAGTGAGACTGAATTTGCTCCTCtaag GGCATACCCTGATGTTTCCATGGCTTCAGAGAGATTTCCAACCCACAATTACACAACTCATGCTTCTGAGCATGCCTCATTATCTCAGCACCCTTTGGCCCAGGAAGGGATCCTTTCTGAAGAAGGagaaagcagctgctgctcccTGTCTCAGCACAGTCTGTCACCAGGGGAGCAAAGTAAACCAGAGGAAAAGGTTCATCCCCCTGTGATTGTCATTGATGCAGGTAGCAGAGAGAAGGACCCAGGGACCTTAACTAACCCTGCAGCCAAGCTAACAGGAGATCCTGTTGAAGATGAAACTTTCTTTCTGAGTAAGGATATTCCTGCCCAGCATCTTCTGGAACTCCTACAGAAAGATGTTGGCATGCTCAGCAGCAGTAGTAGTGCTGTTTCCTCTGCCTCTGAGATTTCTGTGAAGAGAATAGAGTCTTTTAAAAGCCACGAAGTTAGCAAACTGATCACTCAGCAAAACACTGATATAAGGGAAGGTCCTCAAGATGAAGCTTCTTTTCCCCAGCGGCAAACACAACAGCATGACAGATTTTCAAATCTTGACCAACCACACACAGAGTGGGAACCCAACATCTCTAACGTCACCATGGGTTCCCGCAGTACTCAGCCTGATGAGAGTAGTGAAATGTTACACAGAGAGTTGCTCTCTGAAGTAGAGCGATGCACCAGGATTGAAGCtgaatccaaaaacaaacagcaaaaaggTCCTATGCCACCTGGTCAGTCTTTCACACCATATCTTAAAGAGATGCCTGAAGCCAAGCCAAGTGTGAGTAGAACAAATGTGGTTGGTATGCAGTGGACAGGGTCAGCAGGCGTAGAACGGGTTCGCAAAGAGCAAGAGCTCTGGTCCTCAGGAAACCAAACAGGGATTGATGGCTCCTACCTGGGCTTTCTTCCACAGTCTCAATCCACTCCAGGGGTTTTTAATGCCCCAACTAAATTCAGTGTTAAAGCTAAATTGGGGCACCTTTCCTCTATTGAATCTAATAAGAAGAACTCGTATCAGTCAATGACAGAAATTTCTTTACAGCCAGTTCCTATAGTTGATGCCCATAACCCAGACACAGCAACCGAGTGCCAAGAGGACACTACTTCTGCAAAAGTCCAGTCCCTCCCAAGTCTTAACTATATGCAGAAAGTAGATGCTTGGAGGGCAAATCAGAGTTCAGGCAAGATGTCTTTGTTTGATAGCCTTGCACTGCAGGGATTTTCTGGCATCCCCCCTAAACAGAAAGCATATGACGCGGTATCCGACAGCCTGAATCGGCTGGTTAGTCAGAAGGTTAGGAGTTTACAGCAACCTCTTGTTTCAGGTGCTGCCACGCAGACCTCCTCAACAGCACCCTCTGGTCCTTCTTCTCCAAGAAGAACGGAGGCAGTTGGCAGTGCTCCTACTGATGAGGAGAACACCGGGTCTGCAGTACCACCCTCTGCCTCACCCATTGGCAGGTCACAGTCTCACTCTTCTCTTAGCACAGTTGTGATGTCAGCTCAAAAAGATGAGCAAATAGACAGGCCTCCAGAAATAGAGAAGAGTCAAAGCCAAGATGATCATGATCAAACCATCACGGGTAAAACCTCCCACCTGACGAGTCTCGGTCACTTCAGTGACGTGTCGCTTGATCGAGATTTGACGCTTTCAAGTTCCCAAGACAGTTACAGTGGAATAAAGTTAGGACCATCCACTGGGACGTCATCTGTTGTGAGCCTAGAGATTGATAATTACGTACCCTCTTGGACTTCAAAACTGTTAACGCCACCACCTCTTCCCAAGCCTCGAGAGCTCAACATTGATGAACGGATTCCG TTGTATCTTCGTAACCTGGGTATAGACCAGTCTCCATCAACAATTTTGACTCCATTTGCACCCAGGGGACCAATTAGAGAGCCTGAATTTTCTCCCACTGAGTTCTGCACAATTAAAGGATCTACTGGAACCCCAACCAAGAGCACTCAACCCTCTGAGG GTGGCAGTCCCCACAAAGAAGAGTTTTCCCGGTCCAGCATACTGTCAGTAGACTCCAGCATATCCATACCTTTCAGTCTGGATAGTCTTGGTCCAGCGGCATCTATCCCAGAGCACACAAGGTGGACTTCTCCTCCGTCAGATACAGAAGCTAGTCAGAGCAAACACAAACTGGCACCTTACCTCTCACCTGATGAAAACACCCATTCCTCCACACTGCAGAAGGATGGCAGTTTAAGCAGCAACACGAGTATCGGCCAGCTAGAAGACAAGCGCAACTCTGATGTGTCCTCAGCTATCAAGGAGAGGCACAGGGAAAGAAACTTGGAATCACATTTACAAACAAGTCGTAGTACAGATCAAAGTGGAGAAGATTCGTTTGTTAGCGCTAAGGCGTTGTTGGAGATCCGTAAACTAGTCTCTCATGCAGAGACCATGATATCCACTGGGTCTTCTGCGGCTTCCTCAACCTCCCCCATTGCACCCCATCTTCTCTCTGATCAGGACATATTGCTGTCGCTGAAGAAAAAAACCAGCAGACTTCAGGActtgtcttcctcctcctgtaCAGCTGGAGACCCTAGAACATGTTCCTCACTGCTATGGACCAGGTCTTCCTCTGACCCCATGCTGACCTCAGAGAAAACTAGGCAAAACTCTGTTGGTCAGGAAGGTGTAAACCGATCATTGCAACTTGATTATCCATCCACACAAGCTCTTTTTACTGCACAAACCACAGTTGCATGTAGAGCACCACAAGATATCACTGTTAGTGGTGTAGGGACGTCCCTTGTCCTCTCCAAATCAGCCCTGCGAACTGAGCCTGAGGGCTGCAGTGCTGCACCTCCTGACAAAGCCCCCACACAGCCGGCAGTCATCAGTCCTCCAACAGCTGAGAGGACAGAAGAGCTCACTGCTACTCCTGCAGATTCAGTTGATGTCCCAGTGGAAGAGGAAGTCCCTCCCTCAGACGGTGCTGCACAGAGTAGGTCCTCATCACCCATCCTCGAGGACACTGATCAGGGAGTGATGAGCAATGGGAGCAGTGAAAGCTCACTGACAGCCAGAGTGGCCAAGTTACTGCAGAGTGACTCTCCATCCACCATGGTGTCCAGTACACCCAGCATTACAGACCAAGAGGAGAGCAAAGCCAGAG AATGCATCAAGCTGAAGCTGTCGGGACAGCAGTGTGAGCCTCTGCAGCTGGATGAAGAAGACAGAAGGCGGATTGAAGAGATCAAGCAAGAACTGCTGTTAAAAAACCCCATAAAG AGCCAGTTCAGCACAGACACGGACAGCAGTGCAGCATCCAGTGTTAAATTCCCGAGGGAGCTCGATCCACCTCAGCATGTGGAGACATTTGCTGCTCCGAACGATGCTACAAATCAGCCAACCCAGCTTCCGCAAAGCCTGAGCAGGACCACCCCTGAATTGAGCATACAGCAACAAACGGCTCGTCAGTCAGATCTAGAAGCTAGAGTGTGTGAGATTGCCGCCAGAGAAGGAGTAATGCTTCCTACAAAAAAACCTCAGGCCTTCACATCCATCACCATCGGCACCCGCAGACGCTCtacctctccctctccctcaccTTCCGCTTCCCCTGCACCTCCCGTTAGCCCAGCTTCAGAGCCGCTCCACCTGACCGAGCTCTCCACAGAAGCAGTCAAAACCACAACAGCAGACAGGCAGCTTTCTTCAAAACTGAATCAAGAGCATAGCGTTGCTTTAGTACAAACAACAACCAAAGAATCACTCTCACTGTATGGACCAAATAGTAGTTTGCAGAACAGAAACCAAAATGTGACTTCTCAGTCTGCACCAGGCAGCCAAAAGAGGCAAGACACAGTGGGAGGCCAGTTTGAAGAACCACTTCTACCTTCACAGGGTTTAGATAGAGATGTGACTGTCAGAGACAACAGCACACAGTTATTCAGGCCAGATAGTAAGATATCTGCTTCTGGTGTCGGTGTTGATCATGGCTCAGATCAGGCCGCAGGCTCATCCACAGTTGAAGCCTCCGTCCAGACAGGCCATGTCTCACATGTCCATCTCACTCTGTCCCCCAAAGCTACTGATCGCACCATCACTACTGTGATCTGTTCCAGTCATGTTGATGTAATCTCAGGACTGCCACGTAAAGAGTTTGTCCCCCTGAGACACTCGTCATCAGCTGCCAGCAGTCCAGATGAGGGTGTTGGTTTGTCCAGTCCGCCTGAGTGGTGTAACACCAGAGAGCCATTAAGACAGTGGCCGCCTGAAACTGTTGTCCCTCAGGGGAGGTTGACCACCACGTCCCCACAGTCGTTTACGCCATGTGACAGATCTGAAATCTCACCACGACCCTTGACCACCAAAACACCAG TGACTGTCCTGCTGCCTTATAAACCCCGTGGCAGTGAGGAGGTCTTTTACGTCCCTCAGACAGAGGCTGATGTCTCCTCCGTGGAAATGTCTGACACCACCATGGAGAGCACCCACACAG GTTCAGACGACGCCGTGCCTCCTCGCTTTAGCAGTGACATCCTTGGGCACAGGGACCCAGGGTTGGACCGCGGAGTAACCATCAGACATGCAGAGGGCATCTACAGCAAGAGGCTGAAAACCGTCAATTTCACCATGCAAGAAAACGGACAGAGAG ATGCCTCTATAGCAATAGATGAAAGCTTGCAGATTGTGAGCCAAAGACCAAAGCCACCTTCTCAGGTTTCTTTTGCCTTAACCAGAGAGTTGAGAAATCAAGAAACCTTCAAGAGAGACCAGGGGACCAGCCCCATCCAGTTCCACCAGCATGATCAACCAGAGTCCCGCCCTGAGAtatttcagccatttgattcagaaaTGGACTACAGCAAAGGAAACACTCAGTGGGTCCAAACCTCTGAGCCTCAGACAAGAAGtgagcagcagaggaggagtTCTGACCGCCCCCTGGACCAGTTGTGGCAGAAGTTCTGTGATCAGTGGACCAGAGAGGAGTTATGTCCAACCAGTGACAGAGAGGCATCACTTCTGGAGCGTTTAGAGCGCCTGTCTCGTCTTATTCATAGAACACGGGGATCCAATGTGTCCCAAGTGCAGGAGGGGAACAGTTGTAATCCAGAGCAGAAGCAGGAAAGAAGGCGAGAAGAtgtgacacagaggaggaaagaaagaaagactttAGATGAGGTTAAGAGGAGTGTACATGGTGAAGTCAGAGAACAGGGGTGGAAAGTAAGaggacagagaaaaactgaaccTCCCATTCAGCTGAGGTTCCGGGTTGATGAATCTTCCCGGTCTGCAGAGGACGACAGCCACACTTCCCTCACCTCCAGCTTCTCCCACAGCTCCTCCCAGAACCAGCACCCTTCTCCCACAGACAGAGATGAGTCAGAGACCGTGTCCACCACGTCTGGCTCCATGTCCACAGTGGACACAGCCCGACTGCTCCGAGTCTTTGGGCCCGATAAAGTACAGCGCCTGAAAACCACCCCCAGCCTCAGTAAACTGTACAACACCATCAACAAGCAGaaagaagagagggaggagaggagagcaagAAGCAGAAATCCTCCTCACATCTTCACACTGTCAGCAACAACCAGCACTGCTGATCAAtca GTTGCTGCTGATTCCACATCGTCGACCAGCACTTACACCGCCCCTTCACACCATGGACCCTCGAGGAATCTGAGGGCCAAGAAGGCCGTTAAACTGGTGAACAAAAGCATCCAGGCAG GTGACCTGGAGATTGTTCATAACGGGACTCGACGACACACCAGAGATGTTGGAACCACATTCCCTTCCCCAGGTGGAGCTAGAGCTTTTGGGCAGATCTCGTTTTCTTCATCCAGTGTGGCGCGAGGAGGTGGAGGGCAGCGGAGCCCTCCTAAAGTTCAGGGAGTCCAAAAGCAGAGAAGGAGCAAGAGAACCCCACCAAAGCCTTACCCTAAAG GCGTTTCATGGTTCATCTCTGCTGACGGCCTGGGGTCAGAGGCGAGGAAGGAGAACCAGCCGGAGGAGGAGAGGCCGAGCATTACCTGGTTTGAACCATATAGCAGAATCAACCCATGGAGACAGCCGCTCAGACAGAGACAAGTACATgaggacacaaacaaacatcacGCTGAGCCTGATCCTAAAACCATGATGATGTCCTCTGGTCTGGCACACATGTCTCTTCAG GAAGCTCTGGAAATGCGTCGTCCAGAGTTTATTTCCCGGTCCAGGCAGAGAGTGAATCGTTTAActctgcaggtggaggagaggaagCTACAAGCTGCCTTCACCCGAGAGAGGGGGGAACTCTTTAACCAGCTGGGAGGACCTGCAAGGCTACCAAGACCCGCAG GCACTGCTCTGCTCCGGAGGGCCGTTCCCAGGAAGGAGATGATCCAGAGGTCCAAACA GATATATGAGAATCTGCCAGAAgtgcagaggaggagggaggaggaacgAAGGAAAGCAGAGTACCACACTTACCGACTGAACGCCCAACTTTTCAACAAG AGAATCACAAACCGGGTCCTGGGCAGAAGATCAGCGTGGCAGTGA